One stretch of Candidatus Eremiobacteraceae bacterium DNA includes these proteins:
- a CDS encoding sigma-70 family RNA polymerase sigma factor: protein MNRPERSDEDLITSLAGRELSALDALYDRYHRVAFSMAYRVLGDRGTAEDVVQDAFLSVWRQAKSFRRERGSARTWLMSIVHHRSIDKLRSHANTPNLLPIDEAQDRESEQPGTWQVVWSRLTGDAVRGALSRLPTDQRKSIELAFFSGYTHVEIAGLMNVPLGTVKGRMRMGLQKLKALLEQPEAGVTGA, encoded by the coding sequence TTGAACCGCCCGGAACGTTCCGACGAAGACCTGATAACCTCGCTGGCAGGCCGGGAATTGAGCGCGCTCGACGCACTCTACGACCGCTATCATCGAGTTGCTTTTTCGATGGCCTACCGCGTCCTCGGCGATCGCGGCACGGCAGAAGATGTCGTCCAAGACGCATTTTTGTCGGTGTGGCGCCAAGCCAAGTCGTTTCGGCGCGAACGCGGGAGCGCGCGCACATGGCTGATGTCGATCGTGCATCACCGGTCGATCGACAAACTGCGCTCGCACGCCAACACGCCGAATCTGCTTCCGATCGATGAAGCGCAGGACCGCGAATCCGAACAACCCGGCACGTGGCAAGTCGTGTGGTCCAGACTCACGGGCGACGCCGTGCGCGGCGCGCTTTCGCGATTGCCGACGGATCAGCGCAAGAGCATCGAGCTCGCGTTTTTCTCCGGTTATACCCACGTCGAGATCGCCGGCCTCATGAACGTTCCGCTCGGCACGGTCAAAGGCCGCATGCGCATGGGATTGCAAAAACTCAAGGCATTGCTGGAGC